CGGACGCCACCGCCCCCCCGACTACTCCGGGCTAGGCTCACTACCCGCCAATCGGACCCTGGCGGGGATTAAGACAAAAGAATACAAAGGGGGCGGTTACAACGAACTGCTCTTTGACGATAGCACGGGACAAATCCGGGCCAAGCTTTCCAGCGAACACGGCAAAACCCAGCTGAACCAGGGCTACCTGATCCACCCCCGTAGCGAAGGCAAGGGGGATCCCCGGGGCGAGGGGTTTGAACTCAGAACAGATAACGCTGGAGCCCTTCGGGCCGCTCAGGGCCTGCTGCTGTCCGCCGATGCCAGAATAAGTGCAAAAGGCAAACAGCTGGATCGTCAGGAACTCATTGGCCTAATGAAATTGCTGGAGAGCGTACAGCAGAATCTCTCCAAACTATCCGCCCAGCATTCTGCCGAAGACACCGATACGGCAAAACTAACGGAAACCCGGGAAAACCTGGAAAACTGGGAAATGGGCAGTAATACCCAACCCAAAGGGGATGCAGCCAAAGGCGGGCGTCCTCTTGTCGCCATTACCGCTCCGGCCGGTATTGCCCTGGCCAGTGCGGATAACCTGACATTAGGTGCCAACAGCCATCTGGATATCGCCAGTGTCAAAAACACCCAACTTTCCGTCGGGCGGAAATTCCTGGTACGGGCCGCAGAACAGATCAGCCTGTTTGTCCACGACCTGGGTATGAAGCTTTTTGCCGCCAAAGGAAAGATCGAAATCCAAACCCATGGCGACAGTATCGAAGTCACCTCGGCCAAAAAGATCATCCTTACCGCCCAGGAAGAAATTGTCATTCAAGCCCCCAAAGTCACCTGGATTGCCGACGGTGCAAAATTTGACATGGGAGGAGGCGCCATTACCGGCCAATGCAGTGGCCCTTACACCCAAAAGGCGGCAACCCATGCCCTGACGGGGCCCGGAGGAGGCTCCCCGGACAAGCCCCACCTGCCTACTAGTGAGCTCAAGTCTGATGAACGCTTCATCGTCCACTACCGTGGCAGCAACGATCCGGTGAAAGACCGCCGCTACGAAATAAAACTGGATAACGGCAAAGTCATTCAAGGCAAAACCGATGCCCAAGGCCGTACCTCTTTGCTCAAAGAAGAGCAAATGCGTATTGCCCAAATTACTTTATTTAAAGACTGATGTTTCCCATGGCTGACGAAAACAATACCCCCGAACCTGTGCGTCCTCTGGCGATAACGCAAGACAAAGACGGCAATACCAAAGCGACTTCCAACACCTCCCCCGAAGGTTTCAAAGTCCGGGGCATGATTCATCTGTGGCCAAAAATTGTCATCCCCGTCATTTTTGTTCCTGGGGTCATGGGGACTAATTTGAAGGTCAAAGACGATACAGCTAAAGCCTGGGTTGCCCCTACCGGCACCTTCAGTAAGCTAGGCGCTTTGTGGAAATACAAGGGGCAAGATGCCGCTACGCGCCAGAAAATTCTGAACCCCAATACGACCGAAGTAGACCCGGGTGGCAGCATTAACGTGTGGCCTCAAAACGCGGGACTAATGCATGCTCCAGGGAAAGGAAAAACTCCGAAGGAGGTGGCCCACTGGCGGGGGTGGGGGGAAGTACACGAAGAAAGCTACCGCAGTATTCTCAACGAGCTGGAACAACAATTAGGAAACATGCTGCATGAGGGGGAGCCGACCCAGTATTGGCGAGACTATGTGCTCCACCCCAGTGCCAGCGAATTCGGGGCACGAAAGCCATGGCAGCCCCTAACGGAGGAAGAAATAAAGAAAGCAGCAAAAGCTGCCTATCCGGTGCATGCCTGCGGCTATAACTGGCTCCAATCCAATCGGGATTCGGGGCAACATCTCAAGGCCCGCATTCAGGAGATCATCGACTATTACCAGGGGCAGGGGCACCTCTGCGATAAGGTCATTCTGGTGACTCATTCCATGGGAGGCCTAGCCTCCCGTGCCTGCGTCAAGATGGCGGGAGGCGAGGACCTGATCCTAGGCATTCTGCATGGCGTAATGCCAGCGATTGGCGCTCCAGCGGCCTATAAGCGCATGCGTGCTGGGTTTGAGGGGGCGGAGAGCGTCATTCTGGGGCGCAATGCTGCTGAAGCTGCCGCCGTATTAGGCAACGCTCCGGCAGGCCTTGAGCTACTGCCTACCGCTGAATACTTCACCAAGATAGAGGAAAAGCAACGCCCGTGGCTGCGGGCTACCGGCAAGAGTCAGGACACCCTCCTGGGCGTAGGAGATCCCTATGAGACGATTTATCGGGATCAGGACCCTCAACACTGGTGGCGAATGATTAAGGTCGAATTGCTTAATCCACTGGGAAGAGAGAAGAAAGAAAGTGGTTATAAAAAAACGTCGCTGCCGATAAAAAACCCAAGAATTGATGAGGGAGAAGGAGATTTTGAATCTTTTTCTGAATTATTAAATATCGCTAAAGATTTTCACCAGGAGCTCAAAGGGGCTTACCACAAAAAAACATTTAGTTTTTATGCGGCGGATGCGGACTGCAAATCCTGGAACGAAGTCCAATGGCTCACGAAAGATGCCACCGAGGCTCTCCCCGAAGGAGAAATTATTGCGGATGACCTAGTCGGTAATATTACTGTCCAACTTCCTAATGGTCCGGCAAAATTCAAAATTCAATCGCCGAAAGGGCGGGGGGATGGCACGGTTCCAGAAGAATCGGGAGAGGCCCCGTTGGAAGCCTCCATTCAATGTTTTAGGCATGAAGGCACCGCCAAGGGACACATCAGCTACGAACATCAGTATTGTTACAACAACAACCTAACCAAAG
This sequence is a window from Azospira inquinata. Protein-coding genes within it:
- a CDS encoding esterase/lipase family protein; its protein translation is MADENNTPEPVRPLAITQDKDGNTKATSNTSPEGFKVRGMIHLWPKIVIPVIFVPGVMGTNLKVKDDTAKAWVAPTGTFSKLGALWKYKGQDAATRQKILNPNTTEVDPGGSINVWPQNAGLMHAPGKGKTPKEVAHWRGWGEVHEESYRSILNELEQQLGNMLHEGEPTQYWRDYVLHPSASEFGARKPWQPLTEEEIKKAAKAAYPVHACGYNWLQSNRDSGQHLKARIQEIIDYYQGQGHLCDKVILVTHSMGGLASRACVKMAGGEDLILGILHGVMPAIGAPAAYKRMRAGFEGAESVILGRNAAEAAAVLGNAPAGLELLPTAEYFTKIEEKQRPWLRATGKSQDTLLGVGDPYETIYRDQDPQHWWRMIKVELLNPLGREKKESGYKKTSLPIKNPRIDEGEGDFESFSELLNIAKDFHQELKGAYHKKTFSFYAADADCKSWNEVQWLTKDATEALPEGEIIADDLVGNITVQLPNGPAKFKIQSPKGRGDGTVPEESGEAPLEASIQCFRHEGTAKGHISYEHQYCYNNNLTKGVALYSIVKLAIASPIFEKE